The Halosimplex litoreum genome has a window encoding:
- a CDS encoding tRNA pseudouridine(54/55) synthase Pus10: MTDDVLDLARRAVETGPLCDPCLGRLVAERSFGLTNRERGRSLRVAVALADDRPVADLEADEPCWVCEGESTEERAQEWAERAAYAVSDYDFETFQVGTRVPPLFEENDALLRADLGLDDDAGEALKTELNREVGKRFGRETDSEVEFQRPDVQVTLNLGDDTVDTQVNSAFVYGRYRKLERDIPQTKWPCSDCNGTGLNRGEICEGCDGSGYRYDESVEQLSAPVVQDAMDGESATFHGAGREDVDALMLEGGRPFVVEIDEPRERTVDAAALQPEINEFADGKVEVLDLRQATYEMVERVKELDASKTYRMAIEFDEPVDAADFEAALDELDGATIEQRTPQRVDHRRADIERTREVYDIEGELDDERTATVELHGEGGLYVKELVSSDEGRTKPSLAGLLGVESVVTALDVLDVQGEDEPFAREEFFRDEPPEAADESGTEAEPTDADGD; this comes from the coding sequence GCCGAGCGGAGCTTCGGCCTCACCAACCGCGAACGGGGCCGCAGTCTCCGCGTCGCCGTCGCGCTCGCCGACGACCGTCCAGTCGCCGACCTCGAAGCCGACGAGCCCTGCTGGGTCTGCGAGGGCGAGTCCACCGAGGAGCGGGCCCAGGAGTGGGCCGAACGTGCCGCCTACGCCGTCTCCGACTACGACTTCGAGACCTTCCAGGTGGGGACCCGCGTCCCCCCACTCTTCGAGGAGAACGACGCCCTGCTCCGTGCGGATCTGGGCCTCGACGACGACGCCGGCGAGGCGCTCAAGACCGAACTCAACCGCGAAGTGGGGAAACGGTTCGGCCGCGAGACCGACAGCGAAGTGGAGTTCCAGCGGCCGGACGTCCAGGTGACCCTGAACCTCGGCGACGACACCGTCGACACGCAGGTCAACTCCGCGTTCGTCTACGGCCGGTATCGCAAGCTCGAACGGGACATCCCACAGACGAAGTGGCCCTGCAGCGACTGCAACGGCACCGGCCTGAACCGCGGGGAGATCTGCGAGGGCTGTGACGGGTCGGGGTATCGCTACGACGAGAGCGTCGAGCAACTCAGCGCCCCCGTGGTCCAGGATGCGATGGACGGCGAGTCGGCCACCTTCCACGGCGCCGGCCGCGAGGACGTGGACGCGCTGATGCTCGAAGGCGGGCGTCCGTTCGTCGTCGAGATCGACGAGCCACGCGAGCGGACCGTCGACGCCGCGGCGCTACAGCCGGAGATAAACGAGTTCGCCGACGGCAAGGTGGAGGTACTCGACCTCCGGCAGGCCACCTACGAGATGGTCGAGCGCGTCAAGGAACTCGACGCGAGCAAGACCTACCGGATGGCCATCGAGTTCGACGAGCCCGTCGACGCCGCGGACTTCGAGGCCGCGCTGGACGAACTCGACGGTGCGACGATCGAACAGCGCACGCCACAGCGCGTCGACCACCGACGTGCGGACATCGAACGGACCCGCGAGGTGTACGATATCGAGGGCGAACTGGACGACGAGCGGACGGCGACCGTCGAACTCCACGGCGAGGGCGGCCTCTACGTCAAGGAGCTCGTCTCCAGCGACGAGGGACGAACGAAGCCGAGCCTCGCCGGTCTGCTCGGCGTCGAGAGCGTGGTGACGGCGTTAGACGTGCTCGACGTGCAGGGCGAGGACGAGCCGTTCGCGCGCGAGGAGTTCTTCCGCGACGAGCCGCCCGAGGCGGCCGACGAGAGCGGGACCGAGGCCGAGCCGACTGACGCGGACGGCGACTGA
- a CDS encoding GDSL-type esterase/lipase family protein: MPTIDEYPSVSLHNVSETVPAEWDEDGDRLHRLPADVAAQLNEMADGRVREPSGSELRFVPGTDDAEVEVTLSAEEPGQVRVFWGDFQPWNPTDIGPEPTTLSLAVPDRLRKLDAEVDGRFDPRVCRVLFERTPAVAVHDVTGDCRPPADEELPETRYLAYGTSITEGAASSATHLNYVSRTARALGWDALNFGTSGSAYADAPMGEYIAERDDWDVATLALSINMANQEFPVDEFERKARAFVETIAAAHPDEPIACITLFPYYPDVIEGGDAERAEAYRETLRGIVAEADHPDIAVIEGRELTDVSGYSADLLHPGDAGMEEIGRNLARKLDERVA, translated from the coding sequence ATGCCGACGATCGACGAGTACCCTTCGGTGTCGCTGCACAACGTCTCCGAGACTGTGCCCGCCGAGTGGGACGAGGACGGCGACCGCCTGCACCGACTCCCGGCCGACGTGGCCGCGCAGCTGAACGAGATGGCCGACGGTCGCGTCCGCGAACCGAGCGGGAGCGAACTCCGCTTCGTCCCCGGGACCGACGACGCCGAGGTCGAGGTCACCCTCTCGGCCGAGGAGCCGGGCCAGGTCCGCGTGTTCTGGGGCGACTTCCAGCCGTGGAACCCCACCGACATCGGGCCGGAGCCGACGACGCTCTCGCTCGCGGTCCCCGATCGACTACGCAAGCTCGACGCGGAGGTCGACGGCCGGTTCGACCCCCGGGTCTGTCGCGTCCTGTTCGAGCGCACGCCCGCCGTCGCCGTCCACGACGTGACCGGCGACTGCCGGCCACCCGCCGACGAGGAACTGCCGGAGACGCGCTATCTCGCCTACGGGACCTCGATCACGGAGGGCGCCGCCTCGTCGGCGACGCACCTGAACTACGTCTCGCGGACCGCCCGCGCGCTGGGGTGGGACGCCCTGAACTTCGGAACCTCGGGGTCGGCCTACGCCGACGCCCCGATGGGCGAGTACATCGCCGAGCGCGACGACTGGGACGTGGCCACGCTCGCGCTGTCGATCAACATGGCCAACCAGGAGTTCCCCGTCGACGAGTTCGAGCGGAAAGCCCGGGCGTTCGTCGAGACCATCGCCGCGGCCCATCCCGACGAACCGATCGCCTGTATCACGCTGTTTCCCTACTACCCCGACGTGATCGAAGGCGGCGACGCCGAGCGCGCCGAGGCCTACCGCGAGACGCTCCGGGGGATCGTCGCCGAGGCCGACCACCCCGACATCGCCGTGATCGAAGGCCGCGAACTGACGGACGTCTCCGGCTACAGCGCCGATCTCCTCCACCCCGGCGACGCGGGGATGGAGGAGATCGGGCGGAATCTGGCCCGGAAGCTCGACGAACGAGTCGCGTAA
- a CDS encoding ArsR/SmtB family transcription factor — translation MSQRIDDTTDGGPDDPEDLLPDHSILSFEEYMAMQRAIGNGTRFKILYRLKRDGPMSAKELTESLGIDGNSLHYHLNELVDVGVVENRKENTPDRDGLYSYYRATAIGEGLLEHGVEALMRREQVFRDAYVRDE, via the coding sequence ATGTCACAGAGAATCGACGATACGACCGACGGTGGACCGGACGATCCCGAGGATCTGCTCCCCGACCACAGTATCCTCTCGTTCGAGGAGTACATGGCGATGCAGCGTGCGATCGGGAACGGTACCAGGTTCAAGATCCTCTACCGGCTGAAACGCGACGGGCCGATGAGCGCCAAGGAACTCACCGAGAGCCTGGGGATCGACGGCAACAGTCTCCACTACCACCTGAACGAACTGGTTGATGTCGGTGTCGTCGAGAACCGGAAGGAGAACACGCCGGACAGGGACGGCCTGTACTCCTACTACCGGGCAACGGCCATCGGTGAGGGGCTCCTCGAACACGGGGTCGAAGCGCTGATGCGCCGCGAGCAGGTCTTCCGGGACGCCTACGTCCGCGACGAGTAA
- a CDS encoding DUF7509 family protein, producing the protein MGPYTTFEVTDLLPDETDPESVSLPSAQADSKAIDEMQRRLRRVQGSLRADPGINAFLAIDANVPLEEMNAATQSIKLARASNAVVFIVPQLGDNLGVGMEIGSVLEDRYPDGADRTLLAHEAGISSAMLGGVTTRWNARITPYDDETDLIDEIRNFVVEIMTREQFGDLEPK; encoded by the coding sequence ATGGGACCGTACACGACGTTCGAAGTAACTGACCTCCTTCCAGACGAGACCGATCCGGAGTCAGTGTCGCTCCCTTCGGCCCAGGCCGATTCGAAGGCGATAGACGAGATGCAGCGACGACTCCGCCGAGTTCAGGGGAGTCTCAGAGCGGACCCAGGCATCAATGCGTTTCTCGCGATCGACGCAAACGTCCCCTTGGAGGAGATGAACGCGGCGACACAGAGCATCAAACTCGCTCGGGCGAGTAACGCGGTTGTGTTCATCGTTCCGCAATTGGGCGACAACCTCGGCGTCGGGATGGAGATCGGTTCGGTACTGGAAGATCGATATCCAGATGGAGCGGATCGGACTCTCCTAGCTCACGAAGCGGGCATCTCCTCGGCGATGTTGGGGGGTGTCACGACTCGGTGGAACGCCCGGATTACTCCCTACGACGACGAGACCGACCTGATCGACGAGATACGGAACTTCGTCGTCGAGATAATGACTCGCGAACAGTTCGGCGATCTCGAACCGAAGTAA
- the rnhB gene encoding ribonuclease HII, whose translation MHEFGVDEAGKGPVLGSMFAAAVAVDPADLPDDVGDSKGIAPERRAELDATIREVGSVGVAEVTVERIDDEETDMNSLTVAAHAEAIDALADTVDGTPTDDDPMEGYVDAGDTNAVRFERRVEDAAGAAIDARAEHGADETYAVVGAASIVAKVARDAHVERLAEEYGDVGSGYPGDDTTREFLEGYVADHEDLPDCARASWQTCTDVLAAQSQSSLGEFEPDGGRAMADAGDETEVRSDGSGLRRTTLDDF comes from the coding sequence ATGCACGAGTTCGGCGTCGACGAGGCCGGCAAGGGGCCGGTGTTGGGCTCGATGTTCGCGGCGGCGGTCGCCGTGGACCCGGCCGACTTGCCCGACGACGTCGGCGACTCGAAGGGGATCGCCCCCGAACGCCGGGCGGAACTCGACGCGACCATCCGCGAGGTCGGGAGCGTCGGCGTCGCCGAGGTCACCGTCGAACGCATCGACGACGAGGAGACCGACATGAACTCGCTGACCGTCGCCGCCCACGCCGAGGCCATCGACGCGCTGGCCGACACCGTCGACGGGACGCCGACCGACGACGACCCCATGGAGGGCTACGTCGACGCCGGCGACACCAACGCCGTCCGGTTCGAGCGCCGGGTCGAAGACGCCGCCGGGGCCGCTATCGACGCCCGCGCCGAACACGGCGCCGACGAGACGTACGCCGTGGTCGGCGCCGCCAGCATCGTCGCGAAGGTCGCACGCGACGCACACGTCGAACGGCTGGCCGAGGAGTACGGCGACGTTGGCAGCGGCTACCCCGGCGACGACACGACGAGGGAGTTCCTGGAGGGGTACGTCGCCGACCACGAGGACCTCCCGGACTGCGCCCGTGCGTCCTGGCAGACCTGCACGGACGTGCTCGCCGCACAGTCCCAGTCGTCGCTCGGGGAGTTCGAACCCGACGGCGGTCGCGCGATGGCGGACGCAGGGGACGAAACGGAGGTCCGATCCGACGGCAGCGGGCTCCGACGGACGACGCTCGACGACTTCTAG
- a CDS encoding preprotein translocase subunit SecD produces MNLRENWRIVMLVVFVLASTFALFGPAAAPDAGANNSSTYSSSDGPTNLQFGLELAGGSRIRAPLVGTTAEDLDVGQGQRAAIRQTVGDQLNVSTGDVSVVLNTGNGDAVEVLTENVDEQRFRAALSEAGLDGETATIRRGVTEQTRQQTVETITAKINRGGLSGGQVATQRSATGGNYVVVDVPNANTTEVLNLIGDEGEVTIVATRPVETGNDTVYRNQTVLTNRQLEDSQIGIAQTNDAGQPYVPITLTEDAARNYSRDLVDLGFTSSEATGAQRCRYRQSPEDPGYCLYTTVDGEIVYAAGLDPGLAEDIESGEFETAPSFIMETGSTDEAQRLQVNLRAGALPTRLAVENGTVLFLQQSLGDRFKWQALLTGLIAWLAVSGSVFLRYRNPRVALPMLATAAAEVYLLLGFAAAIGLPLNLSYIAGFIAVIGTGVDDLLIIADEILNEGEIATGRVFQSRFRKAFWVIGAAAVTTIIAMSPLAFLSLGDLQGFAIVTIVGVLIGVLVTRPAYGDVLRNLMLDQQSD; encoded by the coding sequence GTGAACCTCCGCGAGAACTGGCGGATCGTCATGCTGGTCGTGTTCGTCCTCGCGTCGACGTTCGCGCTGTTCGGGCCCGCGGCCGCGCCCGACGCGGGCGCGAACAACAGTTCCACTTACAGTTCGTCGGACGGGCCGACGAACCTCCAGTTCGGGCTGGAACTGGCCGGCGGGTCGCGAATCCGCGCTCCGCTCGTCGGAACGACCGCCGAGGACCTCGACGTCGGGCAGGGCCAGCGGGCGGCCATCCGACAGACCGTCGGCGACCAGCTGAACGTCTCGACCGGGGACGTGTCCGTCGTGTTGAACACCGGGAACGGCGACGCCGTCGAGGTACTCACCGAGAACGTCGACGAACAACGGTTCCGCGCGGCCCTCTCGGAAGCGGGCCTCGACGGTGAGACGGCGACGATCCGCCGCGGCGTGACCGAACAGACCCGCCAGCAGACCGTCGAGACGATCACCGCGAAGATCAACCGCGGCGGCCTGAGCGGCGGGCAGGTGGCGACCCAGCGCTCCGCGACCGGCGGGAACTACGTGGTCGTCGACGTGCCTAACGCCAACACCACCGAGGTGCTCAACCTCATCGGCGACGAGGGGGAGGTCACCATCGTCGCCACCCGCCCCGTCGAGACCGGCAACGACACCGTCTACCGCAACCAGACGGTGCTGACGAACCGCCAGCTGGAGGACTCCCAGATCGGCATCGCACAGACCAACGACGCCGGCCAGCCCTACGTCCCCATCACGCTGACCGAGGACGCCGCGCGGAACTACTCCCGGGATCTGGTCGACCTGGGCTTCACCTCCAGCGAGGCGACCGGAGCACAGAGATGTCGATACCGGCAGAGCCCGGAGGACCCCGGGTACTGTCTGTACACCACCGTCGACGGCGAAATCGTCTACGCGGCCGGCCTCGACCCGGGTCTCGCCGAGGACATCGAGTCCGGCGAGTTCGAGACGGCGCCGTCGTTCATCATGGAGACGGGGTCGACCGACGAGGCCCAGCGCCTGCAGGTCAACCTCCGGGCCGGCGCGCTGCCGACGCGGCTGGCCGTCGAGAACGGGACGGTCCTGTTCCTCCAGCAGAGCCTCGGTGACCGCTTCAAGTGGCAGGCGCTGCTGACGGGCCTGATCGCCTGGCTCGCGGTCAGCGGATCGGTCTTCCTGCGCTACCGGAACCCCCGCGTCGCACTCCCGATGCTGGCGACCGCCGCCGCCGAGGTGTACCTGCTACTCGGGTTCGCCGCGGCCATCGGCTTACCACTGAACCTCTCGTACATCGCCGGGTTCATCGCCGTCATCGGGACCGGGGTCGACGACCTGCTGATCATCGCCGACGAGATCCTGAACGAGGGCGAGATCGCCACCGGCAGGGTGTTCCAGAGCCGCTTCCGCAAGGCGTTCTGGGTCATCGGCGCCGCCGCGGTGACGACGATCATCGCCATGAGCCCGCTCGCCTTCCTCTCGCTCGGGGACCTGCAGGGCTTCGCCATCGTCACCATCGTCGGCGTCCTCATCGGCGTGCTCGTCACGCGACCGGCCTACGGTGACGTGCTGCGCAACCTGATGCTCGACCAGCAGAGCGACTGA
- the secF gene encoding protein translocase subunit SecF, whose product MVEFVVPEPDYDRYSNRQLAAVPLAVLALALLVLAGWTLMTGTPVTPGIEFTGGTEIQVATDASQSEVRGSLDFEIDSVQPIAGSNEFIVTTQATDSDAISSAARSAGYEVVSVQSRSASFGADAQRLALIGIGVAFVGMSLLIFALFRTFVPSIAVVASAFSDIIIPLALMNVFGIKLSLGSVAALLMLIGYSVDSDILLNNHILRRRGGFYESTYRAMRTGVTMTVTSIAAMIVMWIVSSLFQIPLLPDLAIVLVFGLVADLMNTYMLNLSLLRWYKYEGVAR is encoded by the coding sequence ATGGTCGAGTTCGTAGTACCGGAACCCGATTACGACCGGTACTCTAATCGTCAGCTCGCGGCCGTCCCGCTGGCCGTGCTGGCGCTCGCGTTGTTGGTCCTCGCGGGGTGGACCCTGATGACCGGGACACCGGTCACACCGGGGATCGAGTTCACCGGAGGGACCGAGATACAGGTAGCGACCGACGCCTCTCAGTCCGAGGTTCGAGGGAGTCTCGACTTCGAGATCGATTCGGTCCAGCCGATCGCCGGCTCGAACGAGTTCATCGTCACGACCCAGGCGACCGACTCCGACGCCATCAGCTCGGCGGCCCGTTCGGCGGGCTACGAGGTCGTCTCCGTCCAGTCGCGGTCGGCGAGCTTCGGCGCCGACGCCCAGCGCCTCGCGCTGATCGGCATCGGCGTCGCCTTCGTCGGCATGAGCCTGCTCATCTTCGCGCTGTTCCGGACGTTCGTCCCCTCCATCGCGGTCGTCGCCTCCGCGTTCTCGGACATCATTATCCCGCTCGCGCTGATGAACGTCTTCGGGATCAAGCTCTCGCTGGGCTCGGTCGCGGCGCTGTTGATGCTGATCGGGTACTCCGTCGACTCGGACATCCTGCTGAACAACCACATCCTCCGTCGGCGCGGGGGCTTCTACGAGAGCACCTACCGCGCGATGCGGACCGGTGTGACGATGACCGTCACCTCCATCGCGGCGATGATCGTCATGTGGATCGTTTCTTCGCTGTTCCAGATCCCGCTGTTGCCCGACCTGGCCATCGTACTCGTGTTCGGCCTCGTCGCTGACCTCATGAACACCTACATGTTGAACCTGAGCCTGCTTCGCTGGTACAAGTACGAGGGGGTGGCCCGATGA
- the pan2 gene encoding proteasome-activating nucleotidase Pan2 — protein sequence MSRSPSLPERPRLELDPDMTPSERLGALTDHHEQLVEVNRELEAQLDSARDRREELTDEVDQLERENETLKTSSLYVATAEEIIDDDVVVKQHGNNQEVLTELPTQLREGLEAGDRVAINDSFSIQSQLESETDARAQAMEVDESPTVTYDDIGGLEAQIQEVREAVEEPLINAEQFDEIGIEPPSGVLLHGPPGTGKTMLARAVANETDATFIKMAGSELVRKFIGEGSRLVRDLFELASEREPAIIFIDEIDAVAAKRTESKTSGDAEVQRTMMQLLSEMDGFEDRGEIRLIAATNRFDMLDRAILRPGRFDRLIEVPEPDAEGRKRILEIHTQDMSLADDVDFELLAEETAGFSGAELASLATEAGMFSIRDGRTDVRTGDFEDALEKIEEGDQTEGQPVAFY from the coding sequence ATGTCCCGCAGTCCCTCGCTCCCCGAGCGACCCCGGCTGGAACTCGACCCCGACATGACGCCGTCGGAACGGCTGGGTGCGCTCACAGACCACCACGAACAGCTCGTCGAAGTGAACCGCGAACTCGAAGCCCAACTCGACTCCGCGCGCGACCGTCGCGAGGAGCTCACCGACGAGGTCGACCAGCTCGAGCGCGAGAACGAGACGCTCAAGACCTCCTCGCTGTACGTCGCCACCGCCGAGGAGATCATCGACGACGACGTCGTCGTCAAGCAGCACGGCAACAATCAGGAGGTACTCACCGAGCTGCCCACGCAGTTGCGCGAGGGCCTCGAAGCCGGCGACCGCGTCGCCATCAACGACTCCTTCTCTATCCAGTCCCAGCTCGAGAGCGAGACCGACGCCCGCGCCCAGGCCATGGAAGTCGACGAGTCGCCGACGGTCACCTACGACGACATCGGCGGCCTCGAGGCACAGATCCAGGAGGTCCGCGAGGCCGTCGAGGAGCCGCTGATCAACGCCGAGCAGTTCGACGAGATCGGTATCGAGCCGCCCAGCGGCGTCCTGCTGCACGGCCCGCCCGGCACCGGCAAAACCATGCTCGCCCGCGCGGTCGCCAACGAGACCGACGCCACCTTCATCAAGATGGCCGGCTCCGAGCTGGTTCGCAAGTTCATCGGCGAGGGCTCGCGGCTGGTCCGCGATCTGTTCGAGCTCGCCAGCGAGCGTGAACCGGCCATCATCTTCATCGACGAGATCGACGCCGTCGCCGCCAAACGCACCGAGTCCAAGACCTCCGGCGACGCCGAGGTCCAGCGCACGATGATGCAGCTGCTCTCGGAGATGGACGGCTTCGAGGACCGCGGAGAGATCCGACTCATCGCCGCCACCAACCGCTTCGACATGCTCGACCGGGCTATCCTCCGCCCCGGTCGCTTCGACCGCCTGATCGAGGTGCCCGAACCCGACGCCGAGGGTCGCAAGCGCATCCTCGAGATCCACACCCAGGACATGAGCCTCGCCGACGACGTCGACTTCGAGTTGCTGGCCGAGGAGACCGCCGGCTTCTCCGGCGCCGAACTCGCCAGCCTCGCCACGGAGGCCGGCATGTTCTCCATCCGCGACGGCCGCACCGACGTGCGCACCGGGGACTTCGAGGACGCCCTCGAAAAGATCGAAGAGGGCGACCAGACCGAGGGACAGCCCGTCGCGTTCTACTGA
- a CDS encoding NAD+ synthase produces MTEHTLPSGAEKGESSVRADGPGFLTDHDDLTAVREEAVAFIRDEVTSAGARGVVVGLSGGVDSTLTAHLAVQALGSDRVLGLGLPAHTDEDNAQEAQTMAEGLGIEFREVDLRPLLDLFEDHVAPEVAPNGGRRAIGNLTARLRMCALYYAANARSYLVCGTANRSELLLGYFTKYGDGGADLFPMGDLYKTEVQALAQQVGVPRRIVAKEPTADLWAGQTDAEDLGARYSEIDPVLRRVVDRSERVEDALDEVDASPETAETVARLYVDSLHKRAVPPTPGIDDRGSGAGGSHPLHLAPMASGL; encoded by the coding sequence ATGACCGAACACACGTTACCTAGTGGCGCCGAGAAGGGGGAATCGTCGGTCCGTGCGGACGGGCCGGGCTTTCTGACAGACCACGACGACCTGACGGCAGTCCGTGAGGAAGCGGTGGCGTTCATCAGGGACGAGGTGACGAGTGCGGGCGCGCGAGGGGTCGTCGTCGGACTGAGCGGCGGCGTCGACTCGACGCTGACCGCCCACCTGGCCGTCCAGGCGCTCGGGAGCGACCGCGTACTGGGGCTCGGGCTGCCGGCACACACCGACGAGGACAACGCCCAGGAGGCCCAGACGATGGCCGAGGGGCTGGGCATCGAGTTCCGCGAGGTGGACCTGCGGCCGCTGCTGGATCTGTTCGAGGATCACGTCGCGCCCGAGGTCGCGCCGAACGGAGGACGGCGGGCGATCGGGAACCTCACCGCGCGCCTGCGGATGTGCGCGCTGTACTACGCGGCCAACGCCCGGTCGTACCTGGTCTGCGGGACGGCCAACCGCTCGGAGCTGCTGCTCGGGTATTTCACGAAGTACGGCGACGGCGGCGCCGACCTGTTCCCGATGGGTGACCTCTACAAGACGGAGGTTCAGGCGCTGGCCCAGCAGGTGGGCGTCCCGCGGCGGATCGTCGCGAAGGAGCCGACCGCGGACCTGTGGGCCGGCCAGACCGACGCCGAGGACCTGGGGGCGCGGTACTCGGAGATCGATCCCGTCCTCCGCCGGGTCGTCGACCGCAGCGAGCGCGTCGAAGACGCCCTCGACGAGGTCGACGCGAGCCCCGAGACCGCCGAGACGGTCGCGCGGCTGTACGTCGACTCGCTGCACAAGCGCGCGGTGCCGCCGACGCCCGGTATCGACGACCGCGGGAGCGGGGCGGGCGGCTCGCACCCGCTGCACCTCGCGCCGATGGCCAGCGGGCTGTGA
- a CDS encoding pyruvoyl-dependent arginine decarboxylase has protein sequence MSTIRVAWGSATGPTEMSSFDAALADAGVHNYNLVTLSSVIPADARLERVGTAPDLGPTGEALYAVVGRETLAPGADGAACAGLGWVRSESGRGLFYESSGTDPDAVGEAVEAGLRRGMELREWTFREEPEVVVESTPADPTDHVTAVVVAAYGGSESLLA, from the coding sequence ATGAGCACGATTCGGGTCGCGTGGGGGTCGGCCACCGGCCCGACCGAGATGTCGTCGTTCGACGCGGCGCTGGCCGACGCGGGCGTCCACAACTACAACCTCGTGACGCTCTCGTCGGTGATCCCCGCCGACGCTCGGCTCGAACGCGTCGGCACCGCGCCCGACCTGGGGCCGACCGGCGAAGCCCTCTACGCGGTCGTCGGCCGCGAGACGCTCGCTCCGGGCGCCGACGGCGCGGCCTGCGCGGGCCTGGGATGGGTCCGCAGCGAGTCCGGGCGCGGACTGTTCTACGAATCGAGCGGTACCGACCCCGACGCCGTGGGCGAGGCGGTCGAGGCGGGCCTGCGCCGCGGGATGGAACTGCGCGAGTGGACCTTCCGCGAAGAGCCCGAGGTCGTCGTGGAGTCGACGCCCGCCGACCCGACCGACCACGTCACCGCGGTCGTCGTCGCGGCCTACGGCGGTAGCGAATCCCTACTGGCGTGA
- a CDS encoding DUF5811 family protein has translation MYGNSPLGDDGLDPDALSTDQRRRLERDLSRVAQQTRELLPEEFVVGSDLTAGSDGPEATVAVRPPVGPVVSAGYTPEDADATITEAEQTDLAQGLAASAALQVKQALSGSTSPTAR, from the coding sequence ATGTACGGAAATTCGCCGCTCGGCGACGACGGGTTGGACCCGGACGCCCTCTCGACCGACCAGCGCCGCCGGCTGGAGCGGGACCTCTCGCGAGTCGCCCAACAGACTCGGGAACTGCTGCCCGAAGAGTTCGTCGTCGGGTCGGACCTGACGGCCGGCTCCGACGGCCCCGAAGCCACCGTCGCCGTCCGCCCGCCGGTGGGCCCCGTCGTCTCCGCCGGCTACACGCCCGAGGACGCCGACGCGACCATCACCGAAGCCGAACAGACCGACCTCGCACAGGGGCTGGCCGCCAGCGCCGCGCTCCAGGTCAAACAGGCGCTGTCGGGCAGCACGAGCCCGACCGCTCGATAG
- a CDS encoding eL43 family ribosomal protein, producing MSRWTIVSIILTVVLIGIPTAANFYPPIFAGIAERLPLNIILTWMARLGIFSLGLLGGWWARGWSIDQVESDDCDEVAVSEIEGCIQTDESCWRGSAEISSDRIVNIELENRAYCPNCQTVMYDGESSRSSVSGEIGLWECPNCSHTAFDEGHPYGDAEKLFERHIRQIVESEGEEYSLENLIDGINGDVTPRRIWKQYASVIDDFNVSMNCFP from the coding sequence ATGAGTCGGTGGACAATTGTCTCAATTATCCTTACTGTGGTTCTAATCGGAATCCCGACCGCTGCGAATTTTTATCCTCCTATTTTTGCGGGCATTGCCGAGCGACTACCTCTCAACATCATTCTCACATGGATGGCCCGATTGGGAATTTTCTCCCTTGGATTACTGGGCGGTTGGTGGGCAAGGGGATGGTCGATTGATCAGGTGGAATCAGATGATTGCGACGAGGTAGCTGTTTCCGAGATCGAAGGCTGTATTCAGACTGACGAAAGTTGCTGGCGAGGAAGCGCGGAGATTTCATCAGATAGAATAGTTAACATTGAGCTTGAAAACAGAGCGTATTGCCCAAATTGCCAGACCGTAATGTACGACGGTGAAAGTTCCCGTAGCTCAGTGAGTGGCGAGATCGGTTTATGGGAGTGTCCGAATTGCAGCCACACCGCTTTTGATGAGGGTCATCCCTATGGGGACGCCGAGAAGCTTTTTGAAAGACACATCCGTCAAATTGTAGAAAGCGAGGGGGAGGAATATTCGCTTGAGAACCTCATTGACGGGATAAATGGAGATGTTACACCAAGGCGAATATGGAAACAGTATGCGAGTGTAATTGACGATTTCAATGTTTCAATGAATTGCTTCCCATAG